The sequence below is a genomic window from Fibrobacter sp. UWB10.
CTTTCGGCCGTTGACTTTGTAGGAGTAGTTCACATTTTTTGCTTTGATGTTGTTGAATTCTATGTAGGGACCGAACGATCCTCGGTCTTCGAATTCCTTGTAGTCGCTGGCGGTGGAGGTTGCCATAGAGGTGTCTATGACAATCCTGTCGGCAAATGTGAGGGAGCAGCAAAGCAAAACCAGGGTAAAAATTTTCTTTCTCATGCCTCAAATATATATATGATTGTTGAAAAGAGAAAAAAGGGGCTGTGGAGGCGTGGGGGATATTTTGGTAAAAAAAAGTTCTAAATCGAGTTTTTTTGTATTTATTCCCCAAAAATTGATTATTTTTTAGACCAAAATTAAGAAAAACCTCATTTGGAGCAGAATTTTATGAAAAAGCAGTTGTTGGCCCTTTGCGCCGCCGCATTGATGGTTTCCGTTACCGGTTGTAACGACAAGATGGATCCGAATGATCCGCAGTCCGTGCGTAAGTACCTGACCAAGCAACAGATTCCCTTTACCCCGAACCAGTTCGTTTCTTATGCAGTGAACGGTGATACTGCCAAGATGACGCTCTTCTTGCAGGCTTCTTTCGAAATTGACGCTCCGGCCGACAACGGCAACAACGCTGTGGCTATCGCTGCCAACAAGGGCAACATGGTGGTGCTCAACTATTTGTTCGAACATGGTGCAAAGGCCGACGTGAAGAACGGCAACGGCGAAGCTGTGCTCGACAACGCCGTGATGATGGGCAACAAGGAAGTGGTGAACCGCCTCTTGACCCAGCTCAAGGCCGAAGGTGCTGAAACCCAGACGCTCGGTACTGCAGTTCTCCTCGCCGCAAAGACTGGCAAGGTCGACATGCTCGAAGTTTTGGCCGAAGCCGGTGCACCGCTCGATTCCCGTAGCGCTGACGGTTACCTCCCGATCCACTGGACCGTGAAGAACGGTAACTACGACGCCATGATGTTCCTCATCAACAAGGGTGTCGATGTGAACGCCAAGTGCGGTCAGGGCTATTCTGTGCTCGACTGGGCTACCAACGAAGGCTATACCCGCCTGATCAAGGCCCTTAAGAAGGCTGGCGCCAAGAATACTCCGCAGTACTTCAAGGATTCCAAGAAGTAATTCTTGAATTTTACGCAAATTTCGCGATTTTCTCGCTTAGAACCGTGGTCTAGTGGCCGCGGTTCTTTGTATTTTTCGCATATGAAATTTCATTTACTGACCAAGATATTCCTTTGCCTGAGCCTTGCGG
It includes:
- a CDS encoding ankyrin repeat domain-containing protein; the encoded protein is MKKQLLALCAAALMVSVTGCNDKMDPNDPQSVRKYLTKQQIPFTPNQFVSYAVNGDTAKMTLFLQASFEIDAPADNGNNAVAIAANKGNMVVLNYLFEHGAKADVKNGNGEAVLDNAVMMGNKEVVNRLLTQLKAEGAETQTLGTAVLLAAKTGKVDMLEVLAEAGAPLDSRSADGYLPIHWTVKNGNYDAMMFLINKGVDVNAKCGQGYSVLDWATNEGYTRLIKALKKAGAKNTPQYFKDSKK